The following coding sequences lie in one Fusarium poae strain DAOMC 252244 chromosome 1, whole genome shotgun sequence genomic window:
- a CDS encoding hypothetical protein (TransMembrane:10 (i154-177o183-206i213-230o250-268i661-682o694-711i718-734o740-758i765-784o804-827i)~BUSCO:4782at5125) — protein sequence MSVATSSSNSAWPPKKRHSQRTKLRNGTFIIPSTGERSRQEFSLRTSTNSVSTNNNNNNPKFHSLDEAESITDRLKIIAQNVKTAFVLIWLWLHTDEGHGVLKCVVAYVLGSLGTFFPPLTAFLGNRDGKHVSATITVYFHPARTVGSMLEASVIAFVAVLYAETISVLSMGIAIAMRSQFGLTGAAHALILVVCIGGGLGFVGWVKQRLNSPLVNVGSTLASIAIISVITKEESVQGGYFDDDKIVQVLKLLLVGITCTFAANLLLWRVSARQVLRRSIMTANSSLGDKLSSITKGFLSGAEDELWTNEYSRVSARYNAAYATMNSTLREAKFEYYFLGRESFYPLDKRLSRSVEGLSQALGGLRSALETQFTLLREVPSFEDSFPSPRSTGLTPPLARAISTYLEGGGQRLSDIDESGESEEERQATRNKSDSALMAAPAFQEPSDIFALFIDMLGPSIKSLAHTLSEILREPAFGKDPNKDVTVNEQLRESLRDALNLYNNARSGSLEELYRSIEFGRTRSEKIQADIEEVAAACGHFSFSLQAVAEETDAYLDVLEDVKYTTKTASRSWSWLKFWRRFNWTKSHDKNIIGDPEREALIQKPPVPRLRKSQIPKGIPDTMVARRDTFNWDAAPQASKLKRRFAQKMLKISRFVVREDILFGIKVGIGALLWAMLAFIPGTRPIYQKWRGEWGLLSFMIVAAMTTGSANTTGTARFKGTIIGAIFAVICWTVSQGNAIVLVCLGGLVALFNFYVILVIKKAPLGRIALLAYNVSTLYAYSISQNVDDDDDDEGGANPLIFDIVWHRVIAVTLGIIWGIVVCRLLWPISGRKKFREGLSVLYLQMGLIWKRGPLTVSLQKDNTHNTLDYMREGEQAALQRYAFKLASLRAAAKSEFELRGPFPDAAYGRILRSTKNMLNGFYAMRLIASKRNELTEGERALLEYTSTERALLCQRICHVFQVVASCLMLEYPLTDAIPTVENNKDRLLGKIYQFRKEHMNADLLGDESPLAIQESDYALLYAYTLVTLQVAAELNKVRAEIESLYGVLHDEALLLQ from the exons ATGAGCGTCGCTACGAGCTCTTCCAATTCGGCATGGCCACCTAAGAAACGCCATTCTCAGCGGACG AAACTGAGAAACGGAACCTTTATTATTCCCAGCACTGGCGAACGATCGAGACAAGAGTTCTCCTTACGCACCTCTACCAATTCAGTCTccaccaacaacaataataataaccCGAAATTCCACTCTCTCGACGAAGCCGAGTCGATCACAGACCGCCTAAAAATCATTGCACAAAACGTCAAAACTGCTTTTGTCCTAATATGGCTATGGCTGCACACCGACGAGGGACATGGAGTTCTCAAGTGCGTCGTTGCCTATGTGCTCGGTAGTCTAGGCACCTTTTTCCCGCCTTTAACAGCCTTTCTTGGCAACAGAGATGGAAAACATGTATCAGCAACCATTACTGTTTATTTCCACCCAGCACGAACCGTGGGTTCCATGCTTGAGGCGTCCGTGATAGCGTTCGTTGCTGTGCTTTATGCTGAGACGATATCGGTACTCTCAATGGGAATCGCTATTGCTATGCGATCTCAGTTTGGCCTGACTGGCGCTGCTCATGCTCTCATTCTCGTTGTTTGCATTGGTGGAGGCCTGGGCTTCGTTGGCTGGGTCAAACAGAGGCTTAATAGCCCTCTCGTCAATGTTGGGTCTACCTTGGCTTCTATTGCGATCATTTCCGTAATCACAAAAGAGGAAAGTGTCCAAGGAGGCTATTTTGACGATGACAAGATTGTTCAGGTTTTGAAACTGCTTCTCGTTGGCATTACTTGCACTTTCGCTGCCAATCTACTGTTATGGAGAGTCTCAGCAAGACAAGTCCTTCGAAGGTCCATAATGACCGCCAATAGCTCTTTGGGCGACAAGCTATCGTCTATCACAAAAGGTTTCCTCAGTGGCGCTGAAGATGAGCTTTGGACAAATGAGTACAGCCGTGTCTCTGCCCGGTACAATGCTGCATACGCAACCATGAACTCAACCCTTCGCGAGGCTAAATTTGAGTACTACTTTCTTGGTCGCGAATCATTTTATCCTCTTGATAAGCGCCTGTCAAGGTCAGTTGAAGGACTCTCACAGGCTCTAGGGGGATTGCGTAGCGCTCTGGAAACCCAGTTCACTCTTCTCAGAGAAGTTCCCAGTTTCGAAGATTCTTTCCCTTCGCCTAGGAGCACTGGACTTACACCACCTCTTGCAAGGGCTATCAGTACTTACCTAGAGGGTGGGGGTCAAAGGCTGTCTGACATTGACGAGTCGGGTGAAAGCGAGGAAGAGCGGCAGGCCACGAGGAACAAGTCCGATTCTGCGTTGATGGCAGCTCCCGCCTTTCAAGAGCCTTCGGACATATTTGCCCTTTTCATTGACATGCTTGGTCCATCGATCAAGTCACTGGCTCATACTCTCTCCGAGATTCTACGTGAGCCCGCTTTTGGCAAAGACCCAAACAAAGATGTCACTGTTAATGAACAGCTGAGAGAAAGCCTTCGCGACGCTCTCAATCTCTACAACAATGCCAGATCAGGATCTTTGGAAGAACTTTATCGTAGTATCGAATTTGGGCGAACTCGTTCGGAAAAAATTCAAGCTGACATTGAAGAGGTTGCTGCAGCCTGTGGTCACTTTTCTTTCAGCTTGCAGGCTGTTGCAGAGGAAACTGATGCATATTTGGATGTGCTGGAAGATGTTAAATATACTACCAAGACTGCATCGAGGTCTTGGAGCTGGCTCAAGTTTTGGAGGCGCTTTAACTGGACTAAATCGCATGACAAGAACATAATCGGGGACCCGGAACGGGAGGCCTTGATACAGAAACCGCCTGTTCCTAGGCTTCGAAAATCCCAAATACCCAAGGGTATCCCAGACACGATGGTGGCACGACGAGATACCTTCAATTGGGATGCTGCGCCCCAGGCTAGTAAACTCAAGAGGAGATTCGCTCAGAAAATGCTCAAGATATCCCGGTTCGTCGTCCGGGAGGACATACTCTTTGGCATCAAAGTTGGTATTGGTGCCCTTCTTTGGGCGATGTTGGCGTTCATACCAGGGACAAGGCCTATTTATCAAAAATGGAGAGGTGAATGGGGTCTTCTTTCGTTCATGATCGTTGCTGCGATGACAACAGGATCGGCCAACACTACTGGTACAGCCAGATTCAAAGGTACCATTATTGGTGCAATCTTTGCTGTAATTTGTTGGACAGTCAGCCAGGGCAACGCCATCGTTCTTGTGTGTTTGGGTGGCCTTGTGGCTTTGTTCAATTTCTACGTGATTTTGGTCATCAAAAAGGCACCTCTGGGTAGAATTGCCCTTCTAGCATACAACGTGAGCACACTGTATGCTTATAGTATCTCACAGAAtgtcgacgacgacgacgacgacgagggaGGTGCTAACCCCCTAATTTTTGACATCGTGTGGCATCGAGTCATTGCTGTGACCTTAGGTATCATATGGGGTATTGTCGTTTGCCGGCTACTCTGGCCTATTTCTGGCCGGAAGAAATTTCGAGAGGGACTTTCCGTCCTTTATCTCCAGATGGGTCTCATCTGGAAGCGCGGGCCCCTCACGGTGTCGCTTCAGAAGGATAACACGCACAACACCCTCGACTATATGCGGGAGGGTGAGCAAGCTGCTCTCCAGCGATATG CCTTTAAGCTTGCGAGCCTTCGAGCTGCAGCAAAATCTGAATTTGAGCTTCGAGGTCCTTTCCCAGACGCAGCATATGGACGCATTCTGCGTTCCACTAAAAACATGCTTAATGGGTTCTATGCCATGCGACTTATTGCATCGAAACGAAACGAGTTGACAGAGGGCGAGCGAGCATTACTAGAGTATACAAGTACAGAAAGAGCTCTCCTCTGCCAACGCATTTGCCACGTGTTCCAGGTAGTTGCATCGTGTCTTATGCTGGAATACCCATTGACAGATGCAATTCCTACTGTCGAGAACAACAAGGACAGGCTTTTGGGCAAAATTTATCAATTTCGCAAGGAACACATGAACGCAGATCTTCTAGGCGATGAGTCTCCTCTCGCTATCCAGGAGAGCGACTACGCGCTGCTATATGCATACACACTTGTGACTTTGCAAGTGGCGGCAGAATTAAACAAGGTGAGGGCTGAGATTGAGAGCCTGTATGGAGTCTTGCACGATGAGGCGTTGTTATTACAGTGA
- a CDS encoding hypothetical protein (BUSCO:51210at5125) — MLGATLRFGARQRAVSSRAISSLSSNPSIKVVKSPKTPFTNYLSYLDKEPPNERLVIGTTSQLPPTPQSFSENREFVKILNEVVSEYGHQDEDLISQARAFASPGGFNLGSGGVFSPQKRPDRSGSRKQGARGGAGGDGAGGASAQGGAGGGGRGGYVHLSDRRNPPDFGRIAWPEDILGSVEVDDAGTIIGKVQPSGTYRILTNEGILGLSPFLQEKLVGRLKQEAAKRE; from the exons ATGCTGGGCGCAACACTTCGCTTCGGTGCTCGTCAGAGAGCTGTGTCTTCTCGGGCAATTTCTAGTCTTTCGAGCAACCCAAGTATT AAAGTCGTGAAAAGTCCCAAGACACCCTTTACAAACTACCTAAGCTACCTTGATAAGGAACCACCCAACGAGCGCCTAGTAATCGGGACAACTAGCCAGCTCCCCCCAACGCCCCAGTCTTTCAGTGAAAATCGCGAGTTTGTCAAGATTCTCAATGAGGTTGTATCTGAGTACGGCCACCAGGATGAGGACCTCATCAGTCAAGCTCGAGCATTTGCTAGTCCCGGCGGTTTTAACCTGGGATCGGGAGGGGTCTTTTCCCCTCAAAAGCGACCTGATAGAAGCGGATCTCGCAAGCAAGGAGCTCGAGGTGGTGCCGGAGGTGACGGCGCAGGCGGCGCAAGCGCCCAGGGAGGGGCGGGAGGCGGTGGGAGAGGAGGATATGTGCATCTCAGCGACCGAAGGAACCCTCCAGACTTTGGACGGATAGCATGGCCTGAGGACATCTTGGGCAGTGTTGAAGTAGACGATGCAGGAACTATCATTGGCAAGGTTCAGCCAAGTGGAACATATCGTATCCTCACGAACGAGGGAAT CCTGGGACTCAGCCCATTTCTACAAGAAAAACTAGTTGGAAGGCTGAAGCAAGAAGCAGCGAAGCGAGAGTGA
- a CDS encoding hypothetical protein (BUSCO:9758at5125) — protein MDKTPAPIFRKQRGAIPPSSAIPSSSPAFGTPVHPLKPFAVNASKAAILPIILPPPTLRPLAFRTFTKKHSLTLTSSALQELAAFIGRHCGSGWREEGLAERVLEEVARSWKNRNGGLIVEGSSKELQEILKTLEGNMSGGRITGPTRGLPRGDSMLDIKDNDALNTRLGLRPAEVRREDSNSSFGISGLGVDEEHEEAETNDPRAWLKIVNAYDQPRFVYNVTKKHFEKDPSPPSLLPPASHKTTVFRHRYNVIHQRLLRNESFQSSAVSSYRKRTLDPSLSNKQSLKLTPIANLLGRHGSSHMLLGLLVVLPTGDLAISDLTGTIALDLSQAVAIPEDSAWFCPGMIVLVDGVYEEEDESLGKGLGGSSGVGGTLGGRFQGFFIGQPPCERRKATLGISGPDGGQEQTIGGGFGWIDFLGVGSERALGTKMRRLESRLLRPRAEDDAPSRGRVIVIGELNLDQPRTLQALRKILSTYAAEPDGSAPLTFVLMGNFTQHAVLARGGSGGSIEYKEYFDSLASALSDFPTLLQSSTFVFVPGDNDGWVSSFTAGASVPLPRKQVPDMFTSRIRRAFATANTEAGGKTDGAAVWTSNPSRISLFGPNHELVLFRDDVSARLRRASVRLKPRANDANTDETQSSNPNPPDDVQPMDIDAAHHDDPTATAAASPASPLVPHDIHAAQKLVKTVLDQGYLAPFRQAIRPVHWDYASSLHIYPLPTAMVLLDTTAPPFCITYEGCHVINPGSVLVPGRKGVARWAEYEVGRQGKLRQCTI, from the exons ATGGATAAAACGCCAGCTCCCATATTCCGAAAGCAGCGAGGTGCTATACCTCCGTCCTCAGCGAtaccttcctcttctcccgCCTTTGGCACTCCTGTCCACCCTCTTAAGCCATTCGCCGTCAACGCCTCCAAAGCCGCGATACTACCTATAATCCTACCTCCGCCGACGCTCCGACCCCTTGCTTTCCGCACATTCACAAAAAAGCATTCACTCACACTCACATCTTCAGCTCTGCAAGAACTCGCTGCCTTCATAGGCCGGCATTGCGGCTCAGGATGGCGCGAAGAGGGCCTAGCTGAGAGGGTGCTCGAGGAAGTCGCACGAAGCTGGAAGAATCGCAATGGGGGTCTTATTGTTGAAGGGTCGAGTAAAGAGCTGCAGGAAATTCTCAAGACACTCGAGGGCAACATGAGCGGTGGCAGAATTACGGGACCAACAAGAGGACTACCACGAGGAGACAGCATGCTCGATATAAAAGACAACGATGCCTTGAATACACGCCTGGGACTCCGACCAGCAGAAGTGAGGAGAGAGGATAGCAACTCCAGTTTTGGAATATCGGGATTGGGCGTCGATGAGGAGCACGAAGAGGCTGAGACGAACGATCCTCGGGCCTGGCTCAAAATCGTGAATGCTTACGATCAACCTAGATTTGTATATAACGTGACTAAGAAGCATTTTGAAAA GGATCCTTCGCCGCCCTCGTTACTACCACCAGCATCGCATAAAACGACAGTCTTCCGCCACCGCTACAATGTCATCCACCAACGTCTCCTTCGCAACGAATCCTTCCAGTCTTCAGCTGTCTCCTCTTATCGCAAACGCACTCTCGATCCTTCGCTATCCAACAAGCAGTCACTCAAATTAACACCGATAGCAAATCTGCTGGGTCGTCATGGCAGTAGCCACATGTTGTTGGGACTTTTAGTTGTTCTTCCCACCGGCGATCTCGCCATCAGCGACTTGACTGGTACTATTGCCCTGGATCTCTCTCAGGCTGTTGCTATACCTGAAGACTCGGCATGGTTTTGTCCCGGCATGATCGTGCTAGTAGATGGTGTAtacgaagaggaagatgaatCACTGGGCAAGGGCCTCGGTGGCAGCAGTGGTGTTGGAGGCACTCTAGGTGGTCGCTTCCAGGGCTTTTTTATTGGCCAACCTCCATGTGAACGACGCAAGGCTACTCTTGGTATCAGCGGTCCTGACGGTGGCCAGGAGCAAACCATAGGAGGTGGTTTTGGCTGGATCGATTTCTTAGGCGTCGGCAGTGAACGCGCCTTGGGTACCAAGATGCGCAGACTGGAGAGCCGCCTCCTTCGACCCAGAGCGGAAGACGATGCGCCATCTCGTGGGCGTGTAATTGTCATAGGCGAGCTGAACCTCGACCAGCCCCGGACTCTTCAAGCCTTGCGCAAAATTCTTTCAACATATGCCGCCGAACCCGACGGATCAGCGCCCTTGACATTTGTGCTAATGGGTAACTTCACTCAGCATGCCGTGCTCGCACGCGGAGGCAGTGGTGGAAGTATCGAATACAAAGAATACTTTGATTCCCTGGCTTCGGCTCTCAGCGACTTCCCAACACTACTTCAGTCATCTACGTTTGTCTTTGTCCCTGGCGACAACGATGGCTGGGTCTCTTCCTTTACGGCGGGTGCTTCTGTACCATTACCCCGGAAGCAAGTACCAGACATGTTCACATCTAGAATTCGTCGTGCTTTTGCGACAGCAAATACCGAAGCTGGAGGAAAGACAGACGGCGCGGCAGTCTGGACCTCGAATCCAAGCCGAATAAGTCTTTTCGGGCCCAACCACGAGCTTGTTCTTTTCAGAGATGATGTGTCTGCTCGTCTGCGCCGGGCCTCGGTCCGTCTCAAGCCCAGAGCCAACGATGCTAATACAGATGAGACACAAAGTTCGAATCCCAACCCTCCCGACGACGTCCAGCCCATGGATATTGATGCTGCTCATCATGACGACCCGACTGCTACTGCTGCCGCATCACCTGCCAGTCCCCTTGTTCCTCACGACATCCATGCCGCCCAGAAGTTGGTGAAAACTGTCCTTGATCAAGGTTACCTTGCGCCTTTCCGTCAGGCCATCCGCCCTGTTCACTGGGACTATGCCTCATCTTTGCACATATACCCATTGCCTACTGCCATGGTGCTGCTTGATACCACCGCACCACCATTCTGCATTACCTACGAAGGTTGCCACGTTATAAATCCTGGCAGTGTCCTTGTACCAGGGCGCAAGGGCGTAGCTCGGTGGGCCGAATATGAGGTGGGCCGTCAAGGTAAACTGAGACAATGTACTATTTAG
- a CDS encoding hypothetical protein (BUSCO:20143at5125) — protein sequence MSDPFAPRSMKRKNVKGLALKAAAPRPPPTAETSNHEYSGSQDAGRDEQLEIGIEYKLDLRPEDLEILKELGSGNGGTVSKVKHLTTGTVMARKVIHVEAKREIRKRIVRELQIMHGCHSDYIVTFYGAFLTPNNDVIMCMEYMDVGSLDRVSRVFGPVRVDVLGKIAEATLGGLTYLYTKHHIMHRDIKPSNILVNSRGGIKLCDFGVSGELVNSIADTFVGTSTYMAPERIQGEKYTVKSDVWSFGLSIMELAIGKFPFAASEQVSDGDFAPAGILDLLQQIVHEPAPKLPKSDAFPSILDDMIQKCLYKEPERRPTPQELFDRDHFVQAAKRTPVDLREWAVGMMERDNRKSHLAPQLSPSTQDLLRSSDSPTQSQQAQAQAQAQAQPEERSHTPTSGEIPIGGAGITSPRDQYGSNQSRSPPRNGHASSRTPASAHPGLGSRVVTTNSIPKVSGYPDNVGPVSANAATFSLPVRPAPPGGPLPPPPPRKETPDELRRENRRQATFGLPPNPSYGIQ from the exons ATGTCCGATCCTTTCGCTCCGCGCTCTATGAAGCGCAAGAACGTAAAAGGTCTTGCCCTCAAAGCAGCTGCTCCTCGACCTCCACCAACCGCCGAGACAAGCAATCATGAATACAGTGGAAGCCAAGACGCTGGCAGGGACGAACAGCTAGAAATTGGTATTGAATACAAGCTGGATCTGCGACCCGAAGATCTTGAAATCCTCAAGGAATTAGGATCCGGTAACGGTGGAACTGTCAGCAAAGTCAAACACCTTACAACTGGGACTGTCATGGCTCGCAAG GTAATCCATGTTGAAGCTAAGCGAGAGATACGGAAGCGAATCGTTCGGGAGCTTCAAATCATGCACGGGTGCCATTCAGACTATATCGTGACATTCTACGGTGCCTTCCTAACCCCCAACAACGATGTGATTATGTGTATGGAGTATATGGATGTCGG GTCTCTCGACCGAGTCTCCAGGGTCTTCGGGCCCGTTCGAGTCGATGTCTTGGGCAAGATTGCTGAAGCCACTTTGGGCGGCTTGACATATCTTTACACAAAGCATCACATCATGCATCGTGATATcaaaccctccaacattctgGTAAACTCAAGGGGTGGGATTAAGCTttgtgactttggtgtctcAGGCGAGCTTGTCAATTCCATTGCCGATACTTTCGTCGGAACTTCGACCTACATGGCCCCTGAAAGAATCCAAGGTGAAAAGTACACGGTTAAGTCAGACGTCTGGAGTTTTGGTCTCAGCATCATGGAGCTTGCCATTGGCAAATTTCCTTTTGCAGCTAGCGAGCAAGTATCGGATGGCGACTTTGCCCCCGCGGGTATCCTAGACTTATTGCAACAGATCGTTCACGAACCAGCCCCTAAGCTTCCTAAGAGCGATGCTTTCCCCAGTATCCTTGATGACATGATCCAGAAGTGTCTCTACAAGGAGCCCGAGCGTCGACCAACTCCTCAAGAGCTCTTT GACCGTGATCACTTCGTGCAGGCCGCCAAGCGCACACCAGTGGATCTCAGAGAATGGGCTGTTGGCATGATGGAACGCGACAACCGGAAATCGCATTTAGCACCCCAGCTGTCTCCTTCAACGCAGGACCTCCTTCGATCAAGTGATTCTCCTACCCAATCTCAGCAGGCCCaggcccaagcccaagcccaagcccaaccgGAAGAGCGTTCGCACACTCCTACTTCGGGTGAGATTCCCATTGGCGGTGCCGGTATCACCTCCCCTCGCGATCAATACGGCTCGAACCAAAGCCGATCGCCACCTCGAAACGGACATGCATCTTCTCGGACACCGGCTTCCGCACATCCTGGACTGGGATCTAGGGTTGTTACCACAAATTCCATCCCTAAGGTTTCGGGCTATCCCGATAACGTCGGCCCAGTGAGTGCAAACGCTGCAACTTTCAGTCTGCCCGTTCGGCCAGCACCCCCAGGCGGCCCTTTGCCGCCACCTCCACCCCGGAAAGAAACTCCTGATGAGTTGCGAAGAGAGAATAGGAGACAGGCTACTTTTGGGCTGCCACCCAACCCCAGCTACGGCATACAGTGA
- a CDS encoding hypothetical protein (BUSCO:48713at5125), translated as MVLPQLNPKAAPIRFPDCCLAVSTKLLQILSDIFSKTTSSEDKPTVLSIGSGSGLLEAFLIDQQDSTHCGRPSFNVEGVEVQQHSGKDAVNKYLPEQAIYTVRGSWDVVSRLQDTDITSLMFVYPRQPTLVLEYTKAIARRGLNVQVIVWLGPMADWEVFEFCFDAGHESGQFAVTEKKQGADAGLNEYEMMVVLSPMLRRVVSIMTSSSPKRFIPLKKRNHNLPASTPSLRGVVFDMDGTLCEPQTYMFKEMRDILGINKTTDILEHIETLPKSEQSEALESIRNIERKAMKTQTPQPGLMTLMAYLDTNAIPKAICTRNFDVPVQNLMDKFLEGSRFHPIVTRDFRPPKPDPAGILHIAKDWGLTDKAGEGDASGLIMVGDSIDDMTAGRKAGAATVLLVNDVNRPLAEHAHTDLVINTLDELVAVLDDGFVGREINPE; from the exons ATGGTTCTTCCCCAGCTCAATCCAAAGGCAGCACCGATCCGATTTCCGGACTGCTGTCTCGCCGTATCAACAAAACTACTCCAGATCCTATCAGATATTTTTTCCAAAACTACAAGCTCAGAGGACAAACCAACAGTCCTCTCTATCGGAAGCGGCTCTGGTTTGCTCGAAGCTTTTCTGATCGATCAACAAGATAGCACCCACTGCGGCCGTCCTTCTTTTAACGTGGAGGGTGTTGAAGTTCAGCAGCATAGTGGGAAAGACGCCGTCAACAAATATCTTCCAGAACAAGCCATCTATACCGTTCGCGGCAGCTGGGACGTTGTCTCGAGGTTACAGGACACAGACATTACATCTCTCATGTTTGTTTATCCACGTCAACCAACCCTGGTTCTTGAATACACAAAAGCCATCGCGCGAAGAGGGCTGAACGTGCAGGTCATCGTTTGGCTGGGGCCAATGGCTGACTGGGAGGTGTTCGAGTTTTGCTTTGATGCAGGGCATGAGAGTGGGCAGTTTGCAGTCACCGAGAAAAAGCAAGGAGCGGACGCCGGGTTAAATGAGTACGAGATGATGGTCGTG CTCAGCCCTATGCTACGCCGTGTCGTTTCCATCATGACATCGTCATCCCCGAAACGTTTCATACCgttaaagaaaagaaaccacAACCTCCCGGCCAGCACTCCCAGCCTTCGAGGTGTGGTCTTTGATATGGATGGCACACTCTG TGAGCCTCAAACTTACATGTTCAAGGAAATGAGAGATATATTGGGGATCAACAAAACAACGGATATTTTGGAACACATCGAAACACTCCCAAAATCCGAGCAGTCAGAAGCCCTCGAATCTATCCGCAATATTGAACGAAAAGCTATGAAGACTCAAACTCCTCAACCCGGCCTCATGACACTCATGGCGTACCTCGACACCAATGCCATTCCTAAAGCAATCTGTACCCGCAACTTTGACGTTCCTGTCCAAAATCTGATGGACAAGTTTCTGGAGGGTTCTCGTTTTCATCCAATTGTCACGCGGGATTTCCGCCCTCCCAAACCCGATCCTGCCGGCATATTGCATATTGCCAAGGACTGGGGCTTGACGGATAAGGCTGGCGAGGGAGATGCCAGTGGACTTATCATGGTGGGCGACTCTATCGACGACATGACAGCGGGCAGGAAGGCGGGCGCGGCTACAGTACTGCTCGTAAACGACGTGAATCGGCCTTTGGCGGAGCATGCGCATACTGACTTGGTCATCAACACGTTGGATGAGCTTGTTGCCGTTCTCGACGATGGTTTCGTGGGCAGAGAAATCAACCCAGAGTGA